A single window of Anaerocolumna chitinilytica DNA harbors:
- a CDS encoding cell division FtsA domain-containing protein has product MINKKYPEHLVFGLDIGTRSIVGTVGYKEGKQFIVVAQCVREHETRAMLDGQIHDISKVSETIEDVKKELEDQVGRRLTDVCIAAAGRVLKTVTVEAEYEFSGETVVGEEHVHSLDLIGVEKAYDTLRKEMKEENIHFYCVGYSVIQYYLNGYTIGKLDGHKANRIGTNLITTFLPDEVIDSLYAAVEKAGLYVANLTLEPIAAINVAIPEKFRLLNIAMIDVGAGTSDISITKDGSIIAYGMIPRAGDEITEAVARRYLVDFKTAENIKQSCLKKKKVTYKDIMGISQKVTTEEVIEGLKPTIENMTKCVADKIIELNGGKAVSAVFVVGGGGKIPGFTEGLARFLGLEKERVALRGEEVLGDVTFLQENIKKDPLLVTPIGICLNFYEQKNNFILVQVNGERVKLYDNSKLTIADAAIQVGLPNEYLFPKRGQAINYTVNGIKRLVRGELGEAALVKLNGEIVGITQRIEQNDIIEIKESSVGADAKITIGELSEYKSNITFIFNDTRILCPKYAEVNKKLVTEYYEINNGDNIEILNYYTLKQVLEFMDIAYTGTIYVNNVPASEDEKIYENFSIKCEIYDSLEAMRAAQRLREDYTFEAAEDDYSTLEGDEGLTSKDATETPESLKTISVNSQEDEKRENNNKEIFIIVNKQPVKLSGKKDYIFVDVFDFYPFDLTKVLGSELVITLNGEKSDFTAPLKDSDIVELYWVQ; this is encoded by the coding sequence CTGGAAGATCAGGTTGGCAGGCGTCTTACCGATGTCTGTATTGCTGCTGCGGGACGTGTTCTTAAGACAGTGACAGTTGAAGCAGAATATGAATTCTCAGGAGAAACGGTTGTAGGAGAAGAACATGTACATTCCCTGGATTTGATTGGTGTGGAGAAGGCTTATGATACTCTGCGCAAGGAGATGAAAGAAGAAAATATTCACTTTTATTGTGTCGGGTATTCGGTAATTCAGTACTATTTAAATGGCTACACGATTGGTAAATTGGATGGTCATAAAGCCAACCGTATCGGAACCAATCTCATAACAACTTTTCTTCCGGATGAGGTTATTGACAGTCTCTATGCAGCAGTTGAAAAGGCAGGTCTTTATGTTGCCAATCTGACCCTGGAACCAATCGCTGCCATCAACGTTGCCATACCGGAGAAGTTTCGTCTGTTAAATATTGCCATGATTGATGTAGGCGCAGGAACCTCCGATATTTCTATAACGAAGGATGGAAGCATCATAGCTTATGGTATGATACCTAGGGCCGGAGATGAGATAACAGAAGCTGTAGCAAGAAGATATCTGGTGGATTTTAAAACCGCTGAAAACATTAAGCAATCCTGCCTTAAGAAGAAAAAGGTTACATACAAGGATATTATGGGCATCAGTCAGAAAGTTACTACAGAAGAGGTAATTGAAGGATTAAAGCCAACCATAGAGAACATGACAAAATGTGTTGCGGATAAAATCATTGAATTAAACGGCGGGAAAGCTGTCAGTGCGGTATTTGTTGTAGGCGGCGGTGGTAAAATTCCCGGTTTTACAGAAGGACTGGCAAGATTCTTAGGTCTGGAGAAAGAAAGAGTAGCCTTAAGGGGAGAAGAAGTTCTGGGCGATGTTACCTTCCTTCAGGAAAATATCAAAAAAGACCCTCTTCTTGTTACTCCCATTGGTATCTGTCTGAATTTTTACGAACAGAAAAATAATTTTATCCTGGTCCAGGTTAACGGTGAAAGAGTAAAACTTTATGATAACAGTAAGCTTACCATTGCCGATGCTGCTATTCAGGTGGGGCTTCCCAATGAGTATCTTTTTCCTAAAAGGGGACAGGCCATCAATTATACGGTAAATGGTATAAAGCGCTTGGTAAGAGGTGAGCTTGGAGAAGCTGCCCTGGTAAAATTAAACGGTGAAATCGTTGGTATAACCCAGCGTATTGAACAGAATGATATCATTGAAATCAAAGAATCCAGTGTAGGTGCAGATGCTAAAATTACAATTGGGGAACTCTCTGAATATAAGAGCAATATTACTTTTATCTTTAATGATACCAGAATACTTTGCCCAAAATATGCAGAGGTGAATAAGAAGCTGGTAACTGAATATTACGAAATAAACAATGGTGATAATATTGAAATCTTAAATTACTATACATTAAAGCAGGTGCTGGAATTTATGGATATCGCCTATACCGGAACCATTTATGTAAACAATGTCCCTGCTTCAGAAGATGAAAAAATATATGAAAATTTCTCTATTAAATGCGAAATTTATGACTCCTTGGAAGCAATGCGGGCGGCACAAAGGCTGAGAGAAGATTATACCTTTGAAGCAGCGGAGGATGATTACAGTACTCTGGAAGGTGATGAGGGATTAACTTCAAAGGATGCCACAGAAACTCCGGAATCCTTAAAAACTATCTCTGTGAATAGTCAGGAAGATGAAAAAAGAGAAAATAACAATAAAGAAATCTTTATTATTGTAAATAAACAACCCGTAAAACTATCAGGTAAAAAAGACTATATATTTGTGGATGTTTTTGATTTCTATCCCTTTGACCTGACAAAGGTATTAGGCTCAGAGCTTGTTATAACGCTGAATGGAGAAAAGAGCGATTTTACAGCACCGCTTAAGGATAGTGATATTGTGGAACTTTACTGGGTGCAATAA
- a CDS encoding MBL fold metallo-hydrolase has protein sequence MKLCSLASGSSGNCTFVGSSHANILVDAGISGKKIEYGLSCIDVKPADLEGILITHEHSDHIQGIGVLARRYHTPIYGTKETLLAISRMKNMGDIPSELFRPVLPDEGFYINDILVEPFSTSHDAVNPVCYTFTSEGRKIGMATDLGVYDDYIISKLAGSEILLLEANHDENMLLAGAYPYYLKQRILGARGHLSNETSGKLLGRILHEKLRYITLAHLSKENNFEDLAYETVKLELNKAISENSYALKADSVLSVAKRDIPSEMLCTI, from the coding sequence ATGAAGTTATGCAGTCTGGCAAGCGGCAGCAGCGGCAATTGTACTTTCGTCGGCAGCAGTCATGCCAATATACTCGTTGATGCAGGAATCAGCGGGAAAAAAATAGAATACGGATTAAGCTGTATAGATGTCAAACCGGCAGATTTAGAGGGGATATTAATAACCCACGAACACTCAGACCATATTCAGGGTATCGGAGTACTGGCAAGGCGTTATCACACCCCTATTTACGGCACAAAGGAGACTCTTTTGGCTATAAGCAGGATGAAAAATATGGGGGACATTCCGTCAGAACTCTTTCGTCCGGTATTACCGGATGAAGGTTTTTATATAAATGATATTTTAGTAGAACCTTTCAGTACCTCACACGATGCAGTCAATCCAGTGTGCTATACCTTTACTTCAGAAGGAAGAAAGATCGGCATGGCAACGGACCTTGGCGTCTATGACGATTATATCATATCAAAGCTGGCCGGTTCGGAAATCTTACTACTGGAAGCGAATCACGATGAGAATATGCTTCTTGCAGGTGCTTATCCCTATTATCTGAAACAAAGAATACTTGGGGCGAGAGGACATTTATCCAATGAGACTTCCGGAAAATTACTCGGAAGAATTCTTCATGAGAAGCTCCGCTATATTACCCTTGCTCACTTAAGCAAAGAAAATAATTTTGAAGATTTGGCATACGAGACTGTAAAGCTGGAATTGAATAAAGCGATTTCTGAGAACTCCTATGCCTTAAAAGCCGATTCTGTATTAAGTGTTGCCAAAAGAGATATTCCATCGGAAATGTTATGCACAATCTAA
- a CDS encoding PFL family protein — protein MIDMNEVIETNKMIEQENLDVRTITLGISLLDCADNNLDVLNKKIYDKITTVAKDLVATGAAIEREYGIPIVNKRISVTPIALVGSCACKSPEDYVTIAKTLDAAAKVVGVNFIGGYSALVSKGMTTGDRYLIESIPEALSVTERVCSSVNVGSTKTGIDMDAVKLLGEIILKTAENTKERDSIGCAKLVVFCNAPDDNPFMAGAFHGVTEGDAVINVGVSGPGVVKNALKRVKGADFETLCETVKTTAFKITRVGQLVAREASKRLNIPFGIIDLSLAPTPAVGDSIAEIFEEMGLERAGAPGTTAALALLNDNVKKGGVMASSYVGGLSGAFIPVSEDRGMIEAVQVGALTLEKLEAMTCVCSVGLDMIAIPGDTKATTISGIIADEMAIGMINQKTTAVRLIPVIGKSVGEMVEFGGLLGYAPVMPVNRFACDDFINRGGRIPAPIHSFKN, from the coding sequence ATGATTGACATGAATGAGGTTATAGAAACCAATAAGATGATTGAACAGGAAAACCTGGATGTCAGAACCATAACCCTTGGAATAAGCCTGTTAGATTGTGCTGATAATAACCTGGATGTATTAAATAAAAAGATATATGATAAAATAACAACAGTTGCAAAAGATCTGGTTGCTACCGGAGCTGCTATTGAGCGTGAATATGGCATACCTATAGTAAATAAGAGAATTTCTGTTACTCCAATTGCATTGGTAGGCAGCTGCGCCTGCAAATCTCCTGAGGATTATGTGACTATCGCAAAAACCCTGGATGCAGCGGCAAAGGTAGTAGGTGTGAATTTTATCGGAGGATACTCGGCCTTAGTTTCCAAAGGTATGACAACAGGCGACCGCTATTTGATTGAATCCATACCGGAAGCACTTTCTGTTACTGAGAGAGTTTGTTCTTCTGTTAATGTGGGTTCTACCAAGACAGGTATTGATATGGACGCTGTTAAGCTATTGGGTGAAATTATATTAAAGACAGCGGAAAATACCAAAGAAAGAGACTCTATCGGATGTGCTAAGCTGGTAGTATTCTGCAATGCTCCCGATGACAACCCCTTTATGGCAGGTGCTTTTCATGGTGTTACGGAAGGTGATGCCGTAATTAATGTTGGTGTCAGCGGTCCGGGAGTTGTAAAGAATGCACTAAAGCGTGTAAAAGGAGCGGATTTTGAGACTCTTTGCGAAACGGTTAAGACTACAGCCTTTAAGATCACAAGAGTCGGCCAGTTAGTAGCAAGGGAGGCTTCAAAGCGCTTGAATATTCCTTTTGGGATAATTGACCTTTCCCTGGCACCTACACCTGCGGTAGGAGACAGTATTGCAGAAATTTTTGAAGAAATGGGTCTTGAAAGGGCAGGAGCACCCGGAACAACGGCAGCTCTGGCACTTCTGAATGACAATGTAAAAAAAGGCGGTGTTATGGCTTCTTCCTATGTGGGAGGTTTAAGCGGTGCGTTTATTCCTGTCAGCGAGGACAGAGGTATGATTGAAGCTGTGCAGGTAGGTGCCCTTACCTTAGAGAAACTGGAAGCTATGACCTGTGTCTGCTCTGTGGGTCTTGATATGATAGCAATACCGGGAGATACAAAAGCAACCACAATCTCGGGGATTATAGCAGATGAGATGGCTATCGGTATGATTAATCAAAAAACGACAGCAGTCAGACTGATACCGGTAATCGGTAAATCTGTGGGAGAGATGGTAGAATTCGGCGGACTATTAGGATATGCACCGGTAATGCCGGTAAATCGTTTTGCTTGTGATGATTTTATTAACAGGGGAGGAAGAATTCCGGCTCCTATCCATAGTTTTAAAAATTAA
- a CDS encoding aminoacyl-histidine dipeptidase — MNQTLKELDYKKVFYYFTEISAVPRGSKNNKAISDYLVEFAKTKGLAYRQDEYENVIMFKGATPGYENAPALILQGHMDMVCEKTNDCTHDFLKEGIELFTEGDFIHADRTTLGGDDGIALAYILALFDDDTLEHPRLEAVMTTDEETGMDGAIGLDVSDFKGKLLLNIDSEEEGILLTSSAGGLTATCELPLKRIKAEGLKIIIAISDLQGGHSGAEIHKNHINATKLMARLLFELKGAMDFQLVEFNGGLKDNAIPRDSKAEIVIDADEYDRFADIISGLSRKYKNEFVTNEPHLNIGVMQGEEGEYKILHPTSFEKLLFILLNTPNGVQCMSNDIPGLVESSLNLGIFHMEEEKAIICFSVRSSVNSYKEFLAKQLNYICEFMGGEFVIRGQYPAWEYKKESPLREYLSKVYEELYKKAPKLEAIHAGLECSFFAEKIPGIDMVSLGPDMWDIHTPKERLSISSTIRVYQYIEKVIEGMKNL, encoded by the coding sequence ATGAATCAGACATTAAAAGAACTTGATTATAAAAAAGTATTTTATTATTTTACTGAAATTTCAGCTGTTCCAAGAGGCTCCAAAAACAATAAAGCAATCAGTGATTATCTGGTGGAGTTTGCAAAAACAAAAGGGTTAGCCTATCGCCAGGATGAATATGAGAATGTAATTATGTTTAAGGGAGCTACACCCGGTTATGAAAATGCTCCCGCCCTAATCTTACAGGGACATATGGATATGGTGTGTGAGAAGACAAATGACTGTACCCATGATTTCTTAAAGGAAGGTATTGAGCTGTTTACAGAAGGTGATTTTATCCACGCAGACCGCACTACCTTAGGCGGTGATGATGGGATTGCTCTTGCCTATATTCTTGCTCTTTTTGATGATGACACCTTAGAACATCCCAGACTTGAAGCTGTTATGACAACGGATGAAGAGACTGGAATGGATGGAGCTATCGGCCTTGATGTATCAGATTTTAAGGGTAAGTTACTTCTAAATATTGATTCTGAGGAAGAAGGTATACTTCTAACTAGTTCCGCCGGTGGTTTAACAGCAACCTGTGAATTGCCTTTAAAACGTATCAAAGCAGAGGGCCTTAAGATAATTATTGCGATATCGGATTTACAGGGCGGACATTCAGGTGCCGAGATTCATAAAAATCATATCAATGCAACAAAATTAATGGCAAGGCTTTTATTTGAACTAAAAGGTGCTATGGATTTTCAACTGGTAGAGTTTAATGGCGGGCTAAAAGATAATGCTATACCTAGAGATTCTAAAGCAGAAATTGTAATAGATGCTGATGAATATGACCGCTTTGCCGATATTATAAGCGGCTTATCAAGGAAATACAAAAATGAATTTGTAACCAATGAACCTCATCTTAATATTGGAGTAATGCAGGGTGAAGAAGGCGAATATAAAATACTCCATCCTACTTCCTTTGAAAAACTGCTTTTTATTCTATTAAATACACCGAATGGTGTTCAGTGTATGAGTAATGATATTCCAGGATTGGTAGAAAGTTCCTTAAACCTCGGGATTTTTCACATGGAAGAAGAGAAGGCAATTATCTGCTTTTCAGTCAGAAGTTCTGTTAACAGCTATAAAGAATTCCTGGCAAAACAGCTTAATTATATCTGTGAATTCATGGGCGGAGAATTCGTAATAAGAGGACAGTACCCAGCTTGGGAGTATAAAAAAGAATCTCCCTTAAGGGAATATTTATCCAAAGTATATGAAGAGTTATATAAGAAGGCACCTAAACTCGAAGCGATTCATGCTGGACTTGAATGCAGCTTCTTTGCTGAAAAGATTCCTGGCATCGACATGGTATCCTTAGGACCTGATATGTGGGATATTCATACGCCGAAGGAAAGACTTAGCATATCTTCAACTATTAGAGTTTATCAATATATTGAAAAAGTGATTGAGGGAATGAAGAATTTATGA
- a CDS encoding CapA family protein, producing MSKRKMYGLLTFILCTFGLLALVICYETKGYLWGKEGTNNSIAGDLASVSGGADSVTAVPDKVTPTADDSKNNGQSTDSGESVTDTVTPSAAEEEGDINLFFAGDIYLSDAVAAAYKNKGIDGIIDSKLLKDMKDADITMVNQEFTFSKGGKRAENKQFTFRVNPDYVTAFKDMGIDVVTLANNHSMDFGTEALKDSFDTLNGAGIAYVGAGNNLKEARNIHYVKDKGKTLAFLAASRVIPEYNWNATETKPGMLTTYDPTFLLEDIKTARENSDYVIVYLHWGIERMDTPKDYQRNLAKQYIDAGADLVIGSHPHVLQGMEYYKGKPIIYSLGNYMFYSNIKSTAVLKVTLDEELNSKIQLLPAYAANGKTQLISDTNKVREFYQYMKSISFDVNFGESGYASLNK from the coding sequence ATGAGTAAACGTAAGATGTATGGTCTCCTGACCTTTATTCTTTGTACTTTTGGCTTATTGGCACTGGTAATCTGTTATGAGACAAAAGGTTATCTATGGGGGAAAGAAGGAACAAACAATTCAATAGCAGGAGATCTTGCATCGGTGTCTGGCGGAGCAGATTCGGTAACGGCTGTGCCTGACAAAGTAACCCCGACAGCAGATGATAGTAAGAATAATGGGCAGAGCACTGATTCAGGAGAGAGCGTAACAGATACGGTAACACCTTCTGCTGCTGAAGAAGAAGGTGATATTAATCTGTTCTTTGCAGGAGATATTTATTTATCCGATGCAGTAGCAGCTGCTTACAAAAATAAGGGAATAGACGGTATAATAGATTCCAAGCTTTTAAAGGATATGAAAGATGCTGATATAACGATGGTGAACCAGGAATTTACTTTTAGTAAAGGCGGAAAGCGGGCTGAGAATAAACAGTTTACTTTCCGGGTAAATCCGGACTATGTCACTGCTTTTAAGGATATGGGTATAGATGTTGTAACTCTTGCCAATAATCATTCTATGGATTTTGGAACAGAAGCGCTAAAAGATTCCTTTGATACTTTGAATGGGGCAGGAATTGCCTATGTCGGTGCCGGGAATAATCTGAAAGAGGCAAGGAACATTCATTATGTTAAAGACAAAGGGAAGACATTGGCCTTTCTAGCTGCGTCCAGAGTAATACCCGAGTATAATTGGAATGCCACTGAGACAAAACCGGGTATGCTTACCACCTATGATCCGACCTTCTTACTGGAAGATATTAAGACTGCCAGGGAGAACAGTGACTATGTAATTGTATATCTTCATTGGGGAATTGAGAGGATGGATACTCCGAAAGATTATCAAAGAAACCTGGCAAAACAGTATATCGACGCCGGGGCTGATTTGGTGATCGGAAGCCACCCTCACGTCTTACAGGGGATGGAATATTATAAGGGCAAGCCTATTATATACAGTCTTGGTAATTATATGTTTTACAGCAATATTAAAAGTACCGCCGTCTTAAAAGTAACCTTAGATGAAGAGCTTAATTCAAAAATTCAACTGCTTCCTGCTTATGCGGCGAATGGGAAGACACAGCTTATATCGGATACAAACAAAGTTCGGGAATTCTATCAATATATGAAGAGTATCTCTTTTGATGTGAATTTTGGTGAAAGTGGTTATGCTTCCCTGAACAAATAA
- a CDS encoding ACT domain-containing protein — MKKTIISVVGKDQVGIIAKVCTYLAGNKINIMDISQTIVQGYFNMMMIVDANEATKGFDVIATELEELGKEIGVVIKAQHEDIFNMMHRL; from the coding sequence ATGAAAAAAACTATCATATCCGTTGTAGGGAAGGACCAGGTTGGAATTATTGCAAAGGTTTGCACCTATCTTGCCGGTAATAAAATTAATATTATGGATATTTCGCAGACAATTGTCCAAGGATATTTTAATATGATGATGATTGTGGATGCCAATGAAGCTACCAAAGGGTTTGATGTCATTGCTACGGAATTAGAAGAATTGGGAAAGGAAATCGGTGTTGTTATAAAAGCACAGCATGAAGATATCTTCAACATGATGCACAGACTCTAA